From the Drechmeria coniospora strain ARSEF 6962 chromosome 02, whole genome shotgun sequence genome, the window CCATAACAAGGCCAACAAAGACCGGGGCGAGCGAGCCGAGAAGCGAATGACGGCACTGCAGGCCGAGATTGAGGAGGCTCGTGACAAGTGTGGCGCCATCACGGCCGAAATGCAAGAGACGCAGGACAAGATCAAGGAAAAGCACGAGCAGGCGAATAGCTTCCTCCGCATCGTCCAGGACCTAAGCAACAAACGAGAGCAACTCAAGTACCGGCAAGATGCCATCGACGAACTCAAACAGACGTTGGAGGAACTCCcggacgacgatgcgacCCTCGAAAGGTCGATTGCCGAGTACGAGGAAAGCATGGAGCGATATCGACAGGACGCCGAGCGGAACAAAGCACAGTACAACAAGCTGCAGCGAGACCTGGCCGATGCCCGCAAAAACCTCTCAACGAAACTGGCCGAGCAGGGCAAGCACGAGTcggacaaggacaagtacGAACGCCAGATCCAAGCCCGCATGGATATGATACAGGACGCTGCACGCACCCACGGCCTCCGAGGCTTCGACGGAACGCTCACCGATCAGCATGTCAAGTCCTTCAACGAAAAGGTTCAGAGACTGCTGGGCGAAAAGAAGCGCGAGCTGGAACGCCAGCAACGAGACAACGGCGCTGAGCTTGAACTGGCCACCGGTCGAATATCCGACCTCGAAGGTCGAAAGGCTGCGAGGACGCAGGACCGTGTCTCTGCCAAGCAGCGCATGGGTTCCATCGAGAAACGCACCGGCATACTGAAGAACGAAGCTAGCTTGATCGACATTGACGAAGGTGCCAAGGCCATACTAGAcggccagctcgaggaggttCAGCACAGATTTGAGCGGGCACAAAAAGAGTTTGACAAGTCGAACTGGGACCAGCAACTCTCGGATGAGAATGAAAATTTGCGGCAATTGGAGGGCGAAAACGAAAAGCTCGGCAGGGAGCTTGTCGAGTGCACTCGTCTCGCCTCTGAACGAGCGCAACTCGATTTCAGGAAGAAGGAGGTCACCGACCGGAAGCGCACACTCGAGACACTCACCACCGCTTGGAGAGACAAGATTTCCGCCGTTGTTGGCGAGTCTTGGGAGCCGGAAGGATTGGAAGCCACGTTTCAATCGGCGCTGTCCCGGCAAAGCAAGACCCTCCAAGATGCGCGTAGAAAGCGGGAGCAGGCTCGGGAAAAGCAGCAACAGGTTGAGTATCGGCTGAAGAACGCGCAGGAGTCGCAGGAGAAGAAATCACAGGATGCCGCCAAGTGTAAGCAGGAGGTCCTGACCGCGTTGAGGCATGTACgtgacggcgccgtcatTGAAGActacgacgaggaggtgagGGCAGGGGAGCAGCAGGTGGAGGACCTCAGGAACGAACTGAGCCTcttcgacgccctcgccgagtaCTACAACAAATGCAAGCGCATGCTAGAGTCGAAGAAGAGATGCCTGCTCTGCGACAGGCACTTTGACGACAACCAGAGCGCGAGCCTCGACCGCCTGAGCAAGAAAATCGACAAGCACTTGGATCCGAAGGGAAAGGTGGGCGTTGAACAggatctcgtcgaggccgtcgcaaGCCTGGATTCGTTGCGTGCCGTCCGAGCCTCTCACGACACATTCCAGAGGGTGTCGGCCGAGATGCCCAAGCTACGAGAGGAGCGCAaagccgtcgaggtggaATATGACGCCCTCGAGAGACGGTTGGAGGAGATGGAATCCGACGTcgctgccgaggaggagaaacACAGGAGCATGGACGATCTGTCCAAGACGGTGACGACCATCGGCCAGACGGCAAGAAGCATAAAGGATGCGGAGGCTCAGGTTGACCGGATCATGTCTCAGCAGATGCCTGGTGGTTCTGCCCGGAGCGTGGAGGAGATTCACGAACTTCAggcctccctcgccgagcgGATGAGGGGTTTGAAGAGCCGGATATCCAACCTCGCTACCGACAGGCAGCGGATGAAGGATCTGAGCAACGCCCTCGAGCTGGAGCGAAGCGAGTTGAACAACAAGCTTAGCCGGGCGGCGGGACAgctcgagaagaagaaggatCTGCATTCGCAGATGCAGGCGCTGAAGGATGACCACAACCACCAGCGCGAGATCATCCAGCAGACGGA encodes:
- a CDS encoding DNA repaire protein UVS6 gives rise to the protein MSRIDKLSISGIRSFSPAVREAIQFNIPLTLIVGYNGSGKTTIIECLKYATTGELPPNSKGGAFIHDPKLCGEKEVMAQVKLQFHSINDRQHVATRSMQLTVKKTTRSQKTLDCSLAVVNNGERTTTSTRQAQLDEMIPERLGVSPAILDAVIFCHQDESLWPLSEPAALKKRFDEIFEAMKYTKAIDNLKVLRKKQMEQLGKLQADEGHNKANKDRGERAEKRMTALQAEIEEARDKCGAITAEMQETQDKIKEKHEQANSFLRIVQDLSNKREQLKYRQDAIDELKQTLEELPDDDATLERSIAEYEESMERYRQDAERNKAQYNKLQRDLADARKNLSTKLAEQGKHESDKDKYERQIQARMDMIQDAARTHGLRGFDGTLTDQHVKSFNEKVQRLLGEKKRELERQQRDNGAELELATGRISDLEGRKAARTQDRVSAKQRMGSIEKRTGILKNEASLIDIDEGAKAILDGQLEEVQHRFERAQKEFDKSNWDQQLSDENENLRQLEGENEKLGRELVECTRLASERAQLDFRKKEVTDRKRTLETLTTAWRDKISAVVGESWEPEGLEATFQSALSRQSKTLQDARRKREQAREKQQQVEYRLKNAQESQEKKSQDAAKCKQEVLTALRHVRDGAVIEDYDEEVRAGEQQVEDLRNELSLFDALAEYYNKCKRMLESKKRCLLCDRHFDDNQSASLDRLSKKIDKHLDPKGKVGVEQDLVEAVASLDSLRAVRASHDTFQRVSAEMPKLREERKAVEVEYDALERRLEEMESDVAAEEEKHRSMDDLSKTVTTIGQTARSIKDAEAQVDRIMSQQMPGGSARSVEEIHELQASLAERMRGLKSRISNLATDRQRMKDLSNALELERSELNNKLSRAAGQLEKKKDLHSQMQALKDDHNHQREIIQQTDEELEQLEPSITEARSMRDESLRRGRAREQTMVDARDEIANSVSEIKMLDNDIQDYVDRDGPSKLASNQRAIAALEESMQKREQEIVDLTVRTNKLKQDIDKGDGKKKNIGDNINYRKHLRTLEVLRKEIAELEERKAHEDYERLQSEARTLENHSNRLFAERGSVMGSMKAKDEDLERLLQEWEMDYKDAKQKYRESHIRVETTKAAIEDLGQCGAAVDKAVMQFHSMKMAEVNRIAGELWQSTYQGTDIDTILIRSDNESNTGKRNYNYRLCMVKQDTEMDMRGRCSAGQKVLASIVIRLALAESFGVNCGLIALDEPTTNLDRDNIKSLAESLHMIIKARQAQSNFQLIVITHDEEFLRHMRCSDFCDSFFRVKRDERQNSVIVRESITKIF